The genomic region CCACAGGACATGCTCACCCTCGGCCGGCACTTCATGCGCATGCTCATCGAACGCCGGGAAGCCATGCGCATGATGCTCTGCGAGGCGGGTCATTTCGAGGAAGTCAGTGAGGTCCTGGGCCGGATGCCGCGCGGACTGCGCGACGGGTTGGCCGCCTACCTGCGCCGCCAGATCGCCGAGGGTCACGTTCAGGACATGGATCCCGAAGTGATGGCGCAGGCCTTCTTCGGCATGTTCTTCTCTTACAACGTCGCCCGGGCCATTTTCGCCGGGAGCATGACCCTCGAAACCTCGATCGACGAAGTAGTCCAGCAGTTCGTGGACATATTCGTTAACGGGACGGTTCGCCGGAGTCAATGAGTCCACGCCCAACGGAGGATTGCATGGAAGCAGAAAACGCAGTGTTCGTCGATTCGGTGACGCGCCGTTTTGGCGATCTGGTCGCCGTGGACGGCCTCTCCTTCAGCGCACGACCGGGTGAAATTTTCGGCCTGCTGGGACCCAACGGCGCCGGTAAAACGACGACGATTCACTTGATCACGGGTCTGCTCAAACGCCACGGCGGTGCGATTCGAATCCTTGGTTTCGACCCCCAGGCACAAGCCCGGGAGGTGCGGCGCCGTATCGGGCTCGTGCCCCAGGAAACCAACGTCTATGCGGATTTGAGCGGCGTCGATAATTTATTGCACCACGCCGCGCTCTATTGTGACAAGCTGGCCAATATCGAAGGTCGAATCGAGGACATGCTGCGCCTGATGAATCTCTGGGAGCGGCGCGGCGATCCCGTGCGCACCTATTCCGGGGGGATGAAGCGCCGTCTCGCCCTGGCCCGGGCCCTGTTGCACGATCCGCCGCTGATCCTCTTCGATGAGCCCACCCTGGGCGTGGACGTGCAGGGCAAACACGTCCTCTGGGAACACATCAAAACGCAGCAGGCCCGGGGCAAGACCTTCATCGTCTCCACCAACAACATGGAGGAAGCCGATACGCTCTGCGACCGGCTGTTGATCATCGACCACGGCAAAGCGATCGCCATGGACACACCGGAACGCCTCAAAGCCACGCTGGGACGCGACGTGATCTCGCTGCGGACGACTCCCAATATTGAAAATCCGCAGGACCTGTTCCGCGGGCTGGGCCTGCAGGCGGCCACGTTCCCCCAACCCGACCAACTCCGTCTGGAAGTGACCAACGCAGAATCGATCGTAGGCGAATTGGTCGCCCGCGCCGCCGCCGGGCACCGTCTCGACTCAGTGCGCATCATGCGGCCTACGCTGGACGACGTTTTCTTGCACTACACCGGACGCGCCCTGCGGGAGTGAAACCATGCGACGCCTGCGATTGCTGATCCTGAACGAATTGAAAATGGTCCGTACTGCGCTGCCAATTCACCTCATTGCATTACTGCAGCCGGCATTGATGTACTCGATCATGGCGGGCGTGCTCGTACACCCGACGTTCGACGTCAATCTGATCCAGCCGACAAGCGACGCCGGCCAGCGGCTGCTCGAGGCCATGTACGAAGTCGGCTCGCCGGACGGCGCAGCCTACATCCACCCCGTCCTGGTAGAAGAGGGTGATCCCATCGGCGCGGGGGTCGTCACGGTCGAAGAAAGAGATCATCGAGCCACGGCCGTCTACCGCTATGGATTGATCGACAGCAACCTGGTCAAGAACCTGCGCAACCGCCTCACCGCAGCGGCACTGCGCGTCTGGGACGATTCGCTCGACGGACGGGC from Anaerolineales bacterium harbors:
- a CDS encoding TetR/AcrR family transcriptional regulator, which encodes MPHDANESTDTRQRLIQAAAELFATLGYARATTRKIAAEAGVSEVTLFRHFGSKKNLFAAVLEEYADTPDMRAALGSQFSGDYPQDMLTLGRHFMRMLIERREAMRMMLCEAGHFEEVSEVLGRMPRGLRDGLAAYLRRQIAEGHVQDMDPEVMAQAFFGMFFSYNVARAIFAGSMTLETSIDEVVQQFVDIFVNGTVRRSQ
- a CDS encoding ATP-binding cassette domain-containing protein; translated protein: MEAENAVFVDSVTRRFGDLVAVDGLSFSARPGEIFGLLGPNGAGKTTTIHLITGLLKRHGGAIRILGFDPQAQAREVRRRIGLVPQETNVYADLSGVDNLLHHAALYCDKLANIEGRIEDMLRLMNLWERRGDPVRTYSGGMKRRLALARALLHDPPLILFDEPTLGVDVQGKHVLWEHIKTQQARGKTFIVSTNNMEEADTLCDRLLIIDHGKAIAMDTPERLKATLGRDVISLRTTPNIENPQDLFRGLGLQAATFPQPDQLRLEVTNAESIVGELVARAAAGHRLDSVRIMRPTLDDVFLHYTGRALRE